gatcttcagtggtagcaggcggttcttcagcggtagcaggcggttcttcggtggtagcaggcggttcttcagcggtagcaggcggttcttcagcggtagcaggcggttcttcggtggtagcaggcggttcttcagtggtagcaggcggttcttcagcggtagcaggcggttcttcagtggtagcaggcggttcttcagtggtagcggtctgctcaggaccgggtctaccagagttcagttcgggggctttcggggcggttcagacattttcagacagtcaactcctaggggtaggagctacgtagtgtcagggtgcgggctggcaggacggtatgataggagatgactggcagggacaggtcgtaacagatcagattctcattgacaggtacaggcacaggcaggggcaggctaatatacaagacgt
Above is a window of Penicillium digitatum chromosome 2, complete sequence DNA encoding:
- a CDS encoding Allantoate permease, with the translated sequence MLTPELNSGRPGPEQTATTEEPPATTEEPPATAEEPPATTEEPPATTEEPPATAEEPPATAEEPPATTEEPPATAEEPPATTEDPPATTEEPPATCKVPSEEPACTTNWSRETRHCSRIASCVCCVCKKEIQHVRNYNRGHRDCTEPQDRH